Proteins from a genomic interval of Chanodichthys erythropterus isolate Z2021 chromosome 6, ASM2448905v1, whole genome shotgun sequence:
- the zgc:162816 gene encoding D-serine dehydratase isoform X1: MASVEFIKDLCTPALVIDLDKVKRNAEGMRERFQKLGVQLRPHMKTHKTLECADIMTGGSRRCIVVSTLAEASFYADNGYDDILYAYPLPFDKVERCAELSERLSLFHIVVDNRLALQELKKRPLKQGKVWKVWMKLDCDNGRAGVPHSDPAALKLAQEVSDTAGVELTGIYAHCGNTYACQGEEQIKAVAQETTTITLQFMEKLKAAGIHTLKSSIGSTPSCSHPVPDMAMLSEVHPGNYVFYDVQQSLIGSCKLEDVAVRVLTRVIGHYPHRNQLLVDCGWTALSHDGGGRLPTGYAIIEGHPELKLLSMTQEHGRVEPISGKLDFKQFPLGSPLTLMPYHACATAMMHPVYFVHSKGKIIDTWKPTRGW; the protein is encoded by the exons ATGGCCAGTGTTGAATTCATCAAAGACCTTTGTACTCCAGCGCTGGTTATTGACCTGGATAAAGTGAAAAGAAATGCTGAAGGCATGCGGGAGCGCTTCCAGAAACTAGGGGTCCAGCTCCGACCTCAcatgaaaacacacaaaacact GGAATGTGCGGACATCATGACAGGAGGCTCTCGTCGTTGTATCGTGGTTTCTACTCTAGCTGAGGCGTCATTCTATGCTGACAATGGCTATGATGATATACTGTACGCATACCCACTGCCATTTGATAAAGTGGAGCGCTGTGCTGAGCTATCTGAGAGGCTTTCCCTGTTCCACATCGTAGTGGACAACCGCCTTGCCCTACAGGAACTGAAGAAGAGACCTCTGAAGCAGGGAAAAGTCTGGAAGGTGTGGATGAAACTGGATTGTGACAATGGGAGAG CGGGTGTTCCTCATTCTGACCcagctgcactgaaacttgCCCAGGAGGTCTCGGATACTGCAGGGGTGGAACTGACGGGAATTTATGCCCACTGTGGGAACACTTACGCCTGTCAGGGGGAGGAGCAAATCAAAGCCGTTGCTCAGGAAACCACTACGATCACGCTGCAGTTCATGGAGAA GCTGAAGGCTGCTGGAATACACACTCTCAAATCCAGCATTGGCTCCACCCCTTCCTGTAGCCACCCAGTTCCAGACATGGCCATGTTGAGTGAGGTGCATCCTGGGAACTACGTGTTTTATG ACGTGCAGCAGTCCCTCATTGGGTCCTGTAAACTTGAGGATGTTGCAGTACGGGTACTGACGCGGGTCATTGGTCACTATCCGCACAGGAACCAGTTACTTGTAGACTGTGGGTGGACAGCACTGAGTCATGATGGTGGGGGCCGCTTACCCACAGGATACGCCATCATTGAAGGACACCCAGAACTCAA ACTACTGTCTATGACTCAGGAACACGGCAGGGTGGAGCCCATCTCTGGAAAACTGGACTTCAAGCAGTTCCCGCTGGGGTCACCCCTCACACTCATGCCTTACCAT GCTTGTGCTACAGCTATGATGCATCCGGTCTATTTCGTCCATTCTAAAGGGAAGATTATAGACACATGGAAACCCACTCGAGGCTGGTAA
- the zgc:162816 gene encoding D-serine dehydratase isoform X2, whose protein sequence is MTGGSRRCIVVSTLAEASFYADNGYDDILYAYPLPFDKVERCAELSERLSLFHIVVDNRLALQELKKRPLKQGKVWKVWMKLDCDNGRAGVPHSDPAALKLAQEVSDTAGVELTGIYAHCGNTYACQGEEQIKAVAQETTTITLQFMEKLKAAGIHTLKSSIGSTPSCSHPVPDMAMLSEVHPGNYVFYDVQQSLIGSCKLEDVAVRVLTRVIGHYPHRNQLLVDCGWTALSHDGGGRLPTGYAIIEGHPELKLLSMTQEHGRVEPISGKLDFKQFPLGSPLTLMPYHACATAMMHPVYFVHSKGKIIDTWKPTRGW, encoded by the exons ATGACAGGAGGCTCTCGTCGTTGTATCGTGGTTTCTACTCTAGCTGAGGCGTCATTCTATGCTGACAATGGCTATGATGATATACTGTACGCATACCCACTGCCATTTGATAAAGTGGAGCGCTGTGCTGAGCTATCTGAGAGGCTTTCCCTGTTCCACATCGTAGTGGACAACCGCCTTGCCCTACAGGAACTGAAGAAGAGACCTCTGAAGCAGGGAAAAGTCTGGAAGGTGTGGATGAAACTGGATTGTGACAATGGGAGAG CGGGTGTTCCTCATTCTGACCcagctgcactgaaacttgCCCAGGAGGTCTCGGATACTGCAGGGGTGGAACTGACGGGAATTTATGCCCACTGTGGGAACACTTACGCCTGTCAGGGGGAGGAGCAAATCAAAGCCGTTGCTCAGGAAACCACTACGATCACGCTGCAGTTCATGGAGAA GCTGAAGGCTGCTGGAATACACACTCTCAAATCCAGCATTGGCTCCACCCCTTCCTGTAGCCACCCAGTTCCAGACATGGCCATGTTGAGTGAGGTGCATCCTGGGAACTACGTGTTTTATG ACGTGCAGCAGTCCCTCATTGGGTCCTGTAAACTTGAGGATGTTGCAGTACGGGTACTGACGCGGGTCATTGGTCACTATCCGCACAGGAACCAGTTACTTGTAGACTGTGGGTGGACAGCACTGAGTCATGATGGTGGGGGCCGCTTACCCACAGGATACGCCATCATTGAAGGACACCCAGAACTCAA ACTACTGTCTATGACTCAGGAACACGGCAGGGTGGAGCCCATCTCTGGAAAACTGGACTTCAAGCAGTTCCCGCTGGGGTCACCCCTCACACTCATGCCTTACCAT GCTTGTGCTACAGCTATGATGCATCCGGTCTATTTCGTCCATTCTAAAGGGAAGATTATAGACACATGGAAACCCACTCGAGGCTGGTAA